In the Clostridium beijerinckii genome, one interval contains:
- the spoIIIAC gene encoding stage III sporulation protein AC: protein MHDITILFKIGGAGILLVVLDKVLTSSGKGEIAAITNIAGVVIILLMIVSIIGDLFSTVKTMFVM from the coding sequence ATGCATGATATAACTATACTTTTTAAAATTGGAGGAGCTGGGATACTTTTAGTAGTATTAGATAAGGTTCTTACTAGCAGTGGAAAAGGTGAGATTGCAGCTATAACAAATATTGCAGGAGTTGTAATAATTCTGCTTATGATAGTTTCGATCATAGGGGATTTATTTAGTACTGTTAAAACTATGTTTGTAATGTAG
- the spoIIIAD gene encoding stage III sporulation protein AD, with protein MLIVKIVGIAFITLFIMLLFKQSKNELNTFLVLTAGALILLIMIEPLRQVIDFVKEIADKANIDMVYIGIVLKILAIAYIASFSSALCKDANADSLATQIDLSGKIMILVLAIPILMAVLNSILQIM; from the coding sequence ATGTTAATAGTAAAAATTGTAGGCATAGCGTTTATAACATTATTTATTATGCTATTATTCAAGCAATCTAAAAATGAATTAAATACATTCCTTGTTCTAACTGCGGGTGCATTAATTCTTCTTATTATGATAGAGCCACTTAGACAAGTGATAGACTTTGTAAAAGAAATTGCAGATAAAGCCAATATTGATATGGTCTATATTGGAATAGTACTCAAGATTTTGGCTATAGCATATATAGCATCATTTTCAAGTGCATTATGTAAGGATGCTAATGCCGATAGCCTTGCGACTCAAATAGATTTATCAGGTAAAATAATGATTTTAGTACTAGCAATTCCGATACTTATGGCAGTATTAAATTCTATATTGCAGATAATGTAG